The sequence catttagcataCTCAgcaaaaacatgtaggaaaatcagatataattaaatacaacaattttctaagctcgaattctgaaccctgaaccagagattctgggttcggtccccagcagagtcgccagagctgtcacacctcctttttctacctacaccccgcaaagggcgtaaaggagtttttccatttaaaggacaatcggaacgggatttaattattaattattcagagtcgccacttgagagattaatggtgtcccaagtcaccggctaaatcccgaaccgaggaaatttatgactctgttaacagtccgcataccagaaatccgagtaaggaattctattaacccgggagaaggtgttaggcattcccgggttccgtggttttagcacggtcgcttaattgttatatttgattttatctgattttaatacatgctaacttatgtgctttttattcgtaaaccgctttttatcgttatttattttaaaagaattgcgacgtcgtgaaaacgcgtttcgaaccacgtcgcaatcaatgcacccgtggttatcaacacatttcgacttcgtcgagatttggatttgagtcgcatcaaggcgcacccgagtttaagaaagtaatttaattaaatcatgCTTAAATATGCTAACGTAGCATTATTTGGGGAAaagccatgaagttcgctaaacggccatcccaaattctaaaatatttataatcaaacatttattgagggccccacatttattcatttttgtgtggtgaggctcgtctcaatttgtggacctctttctatcattatttatttttaagcattacgatgtcgtgaaaacgcgtttcgaaccccatcgcaatcaatgcgcccgtgattgtcaacatatttcgacttcatcgagatttggatttgggtcgcatcaatgcgcacctgAGTTTAaggaagtaatttaattaaatcgagCTTAAAGATTCTAATGTAATATGATTTTAAGGAAGACCatggaatttgctaaatggccatCCCAATTTCTAATCATTTTTATAACCAATTGTTGACAGCCCGCGTATGTGATTTTATTCGGGCGAGGCTAGTAGCAATCCCGAAGTAACTATGATTTcctacttatttatgtgtctttaAAAGACTAACGAATTTAGAATTTGAATTACATTGAAGTAAACTAAAGAAAACCAAATTCAAATAAAATGGGCCTGCCTCACGACGTTGATACAGCCTAATTGGCCCAACGAATATGGGTATAATTCCATTGTCACGTTTGATATAACATCAACGAATCACTACAATGACAATGCATACCCTCATTTAGCTGATAGCCGTGAGttccaaaattactaaattgatTTGTCCTACCAATTACCTATCAAGACCTGCTGCTCTAatgaaccaaaccaattatgaatGAATcttgtttcatgatttttaattGGTTTCGATACCAATCACCTAACAATAACTATGTTTTGCCTACCAAACGATTTCAGAACCTTTAATCAAAAGCAGACCTTCTACTACACTATCACGACCAATGACAAAATTACTAGTAACCAGGCCGAATGTCACCCGACTTGCTCCTGAATTCACATATCATTTACATAGATCCAATTGCTACTGATTACTATTGAATTCACACAAATTTTCAAATTAGACCACATATGCTCAATGCTATTTCAAATGTCCAATTCAACAGTTCAACATTATGCAACTTTTAACATGTAATCAACCTTACTGAACAAGTTTAATTGCACATAACTGCCAGTTATATAACTGGAAACTACACTATTAATATCAGTCAAAATACAGACTACTTTCAGTTGAATAACAGGCCCCTTGAAcatttcatttcaacttcaacaaGCATACATCAGTGAGGTTCAGGGgaatgtacctggaaattggaatgtaaatagagaaaaggagaggagtcagctactttgaacagcaacagcaacaaactCAGCAATATTACACCACAGAAATACAGGCAGATTGCTTTGAAAATCGGAAATATAGGCAGACTCCACAGATCAATTCAACACACTTTAAATGCACTCCTAGCCTTCCCAGCTGAACCCATACTCCTTTGTAATACTGCTAAACTCAAAACCTAACCGGAATCCAGAACTAATACTGAAATTGTAAGgttgtttttgatttttcatttttttgatgtTTGTATTTTTTGAATACTGGAATGGAACTAATAACTGGATTTGAAAGCAGGGAGGAGAGCCTTTTGTGGGGGGTTTTCGAGCTTAGAactgaaggaagaagaagaagaagccctttttcaaggcatttcatgcccttttataggcaacccaaAGAGAATAAATCAGAATCTGATTTTCTAATTCGTCCCTtccctattttcagtttagtccccCTATTTttgacttgctaaacaagtaagcaCCCCTTTTGTGCTGAAATATGCACTAAAatcccattctagaaggccctagggtattcctctacccatacaatacctatattGCCCCTCCatataccttgatattactattcctatcagaactacccttttccatacccaaattacccctgaaagcTCCTCAAAGTTACTGAACCTTCCCTCTTTcttaacaactataaccaatacCCTAATCCAATCTAAAACTAACTGAGAATGATTAATTAGCACTCagaaatcaatcaatcaactgaCCAAACCCAATTGTTCAATTATATTAACTCAATCAAACTAAATGATATCAAACTAAGCTTAAACTAACATGAACAACATTAAATGAACTGAAACTAATTCTTAATCCATAAACTCAtaatcattcaaacaaatatcaaCTCAGAACTAATCAACAATTGACAGAACTAAACTAACacaaataaatcataaaattaacagaaAAATTAACGAAACAAAAACTGTAAATAAAACTTCAAACATGCGAGTAAAAGGAAACAGTAAAAAGTCACAGAGGCACAAGGAACTCCGGCCAGTCAGAAACGtttgaatcctttcagatttttgacgcgtaacatccctaaccatgtgttcttacgagagaacacatggttaaggatactacggttcgaaatcaaaaagatttggtttagggttttggccagaaattcttagatctaagattcggGCCGTTTCACAgagatttgaaagaaaataaccatggattagGGTTGATGGAAGAACGGGGAttatgtggtgtgattttgggctgatttggATGAACTTGTCACTTGGCTGGAAAACTTCAAACTAAGATTCGACGAGTTCCGGCAATATTCGAGGAAAACTAATAACGGGAGTGGAAAGAGGGGTTCATGGGGGACCTGTGGTGTTAATCTGGGGGTGAACGGTGTAGGTTgcgttcaccgccggcgagggatttAGGGGTGATgcggattagggtttgagaggaggggtggggtgaggaagacgagGGTCTGGGGTGGGTTTTCGGACCTTTTTAAACTAGaaacctcgttagttccggacagttggattgatgagatccagcgGTCCTGATTCAAAGACcccgaaacgacaccgtttcgttTAGAAGAGGGGGCAGACCGGGTAGGGATTTGGGCTGGACTGGTTTGCAACAGTTTTGAGGCGTTTGGGCCCGAGAAATTCTtttgatttggcccaaatttgTGTCTTTTATTAAGACCCAATTTctattcttatttcctttttttttgttttcttttctcacttttaaaatttttataatttttctaatttttatgggaatgtaaaactaacatgaaatcctagttatttcaaaacaaagattaattaattactaGAATTGTTCAACAGCTATTTCATGACCAATTCACAATAAcaatcattaaaatgcaaaagtgaacttaattttttgtgattttcatgttttgttttttaaaacaattaaaccTTAATTGGTACTAAAACCTAAACGCAAAAATGCGTACTTTTGTACTTTATagaattaacatgcacaaatagaatgcaacaattatcagaaaatgacactaaaatgcacaaaaattgtaaaaaataaaggaaaattattttgtttgggattttgggaataaacatatttaaggcaaaaatcacgtgctcacagcaggTACTCACGGAGTGCAAGACTGACATCGAGTGGATCATGGCAGACATTAAGGGGATCATCACGGCATactgtatgcataaaattctgctggaagaggggcacaaagCTTCTAGGGAGAACCAAAggaggctgaaccccaacatgaaggaagtggtgaagaaggaggttattaagtggttggatgcaagaatcattttccccatctctgatagcaacTGGGTTAGCCGGGTGAAATGTGTTCCTAAGAAGGGTTGTATGACGGTGgtagaaaaatgataacaatgagtTGATTTCTACAAGAACTATCACCGGCTggagaatttgtatggactatagGAAATTGAATctggccacccggaaagaccagttcccacttcccttcattgatcagatgcgtGACAGACTGGCAGGGAGGTCCCACTTCTgctttctggatgggtactcagggtaaaACGAAATCTCCATTGCACcagaggacagagagaagacctcATTCATATGTCCATATGGGATTTATGCCTTCCGGAGGATGCcttttggcctatgcaatgcacctgcCACATTCTAAGGGTGCATGATgtccatattcactgacatggtcaaagacataatggAGGTGATCATGGATGATTCCTCAATGGCAGGAAACTCATTCGATGAGTGCCTTACAAACCTGACTCGAGTGTTGAAAAGATGTATCGAGACTAACCGTGTACTTAATTATGAAAAGTGTCATTGCATGGTACAAGAGGGTATAGTCTTGGGACACTAGGTATCAAGCAAGGGAATCGAGGTGGATCGTGCTAAATTTGATGTGATAGCAAAGCTACCACCCCCACATCAGTCAAGGCTTTCTAgggcatgccggtttctaccagagattcatcaaagacttctcaaaaatttccaaccctctctgtaagttgttagaaaaatatCACTCCTTcatgttttctgatgattgcagggtagcattaGAGGAGTTGAAAAAGATGCTAGTCACAACACCTATCATTGTTGCCCCTGACTGGGTGCAACCATTCGAAATCATGTGTGACGCCAGTGACTATGCACTGGGGGCAGTGCTAGGACAGCAGAAAGACAAGATAATGCACCCAATTTACTACGCCAGTAGAACATTAAGTGGAGCCCAGCTGAACTACACTATGACTGAAAAAGGAGATTATGGTTGTGGTGTTCGCattcgacaagttcagatcatacctgattggctctaaggtaattgtatatactgaTCATGCTGCTCTCAAGTACTTGATTGAAAAGAAAGAGTCCAGATCgcgcctgattcgttgggtgttgTTACTGCAAGAGTTCGACCTGGAGATTCGTGATTGTAAGGGCACGAAAAACTAGGTCGTTGATCATCTATCGCGAATTGAAAGAGCTGAAAACTTAGTTGAGGTAGAGGATATTCTGAAACTTTTCCAGACGAGAAGCTACTCACCACAAGCCTTGAGGAAGTGCCACGGTATGCAGACTTTGAAATTACCTAGCAAGCGGTATAGTTCTCTATGATCTTTCCTCTATGCAAAAGAAAAGGTTTTACCATGATTGCCGCATGTATTACTGGGATGAACCTTCTCTGTTTAGAAtttgtgttgacaatatgatctggaggtgtgtccccgaaatagaacaatcttctattttgcaggcatgtcatgcaTTGGCATATGGCGGACATTTTGGAGGAGTCAGTATGGCAGCCAAAGTTTTAGAAGCTGGGTTCTACTGGCCAACAGTGTTTAAGGGTGCACATCAATGGGTGAAGGGCTGTGATGAATGTCAGCGAACCGGGAACATTTCCCGTTACCATGAGATGTCCATGAACCCAACTCAATAGGTTGAAGTGTTCGATGTATGGGGTATAGACTTCATGGGCCCCTTCATCAGCTCCTTTGGCAATAGGTACATACTTGTTGCTGtagattacgtgtccaaatgggtagaagttGCAGCATTCCCCACCAATGATGCAAGGTTGGTGGtggggtttttgaagaagaatatattcacctGTTTAGGGACCTCGAGATCTattatcagtgacggaggcactcacttctgcaatCGAGCCTTCGAGAAATTGCTAGCAAAGTATGATATGCGCCACAAGGTGGCAACTCCATATCATCCTCAGACCAGTGGATAGGTCGAAGTGTCGAATAGAGAAATAAAGAGTGTGCTGACTAAGACTGTGAACACCAAAAGAACTGATTGGGCAgaaaagctagatgatgcactttgggactacagaaccgctttcaaaacaccaattggtatgtcactatacaagttggtgttcgggaaggccTGTCACTTGCCAGTGGAACTAGAACATAGAGCTTGGTGGACAATGAAATAGCTAAATCTGGACATTGAAGTTACGGGAACAAATAGAGTCACAAAATTTCATGAGCTAGACGAGTTCTGATTTCTTGCTTTCGAGAGCACACGGttatacaaggagagaatgaagaggttgcacgaAAAGAACATTGTTGAACGAAATTTCAATCCCAGAGATATGGTGTTGCTTTATAACTCACGACTAAGGCTATTTCTGGGTAAACtcaagtcacgatggtctggaccatttcgaGTGGTTGAAGTGCTCCCTTCAGGCTCCATAGAGATTGCCTCAGAAAAAGATTCCtatacatttagagtcaatgggcaaagATTGAAACCATATGTGGGCATGGAAGAACCCAAAGAAGTGTCAGTGATCCATCTGACTGAACCTTAGAGGTCGAACGAGCCTTAAATGGGCTCATCTATGTCATgacgtgacgttaaatcaggcgatGCATGGAAGGTAACCTATTGACTTGTTGTAATTGTCATGCCACGACATTAACTAAGGCGttggttgggaggcaacccaatgcgTAGTAACTTTATCATAGTtaatatttgttattttttattttggtaagTAATAACCAGTGCAGGTGAGCTTGGGCGAGTAATAAGTCCATCAGACGCTGAAGAAAAAGGTAAAAAAGTGGAAAATATTTTAGGCCCAGGAGCGCGCCCGAGCTAGTGGCCGCGCAAATGGCCAAACATTCTGCCTCAGCTTTCTGCCCAGGAGCGCAGCCGCGCTAATGACCGTGCATATGGCCAAGTACTCTGTTTCACTAGCACGGTCGCGCTACGACCGCGCTAGTGTCGTTCCGCCTGCCACTTTGTATAACTtaacatttttttattttcttattttcttatgttaattgttttattttgtttattcccccCACCCCAACTATTCTCCTCTTCTACATGATCCCAGCCCTAATTCCCCTCTTCTCCAAATTCCCCTATTCTCCACTCCCAAATGATCCCAGCCCTAATTCCCCAAGGTTCAAGCCAATCCCTCTACTACTGTTTTTCACTTCTTACAATCTCCTCCCACTACAGGTAAGGTTTTCTTTTTGCCAATTTTTTGTGGATTTTCGTTTGACTTCTTAATTATGtagtagtttttcttctcttttcttagaGGAAATTTGTAGTGTATACGTAGTGTTTGTGGGTGCTGATGTTTATGGAGTAGTATCTCTTAACTTAGTTGGGTGAATATGGGGCAATTGTGGTGGTAATTGGGttacaacatgtttaattggGGGTTTCGGTAAATGATGCCCACAAAGTATTTGTTTAAATGCCACAGTGAGTGTCAATGGTAATTGTGACCAATTGTgtaggtgaagtctgagtaaccgcagTTGAGTCACACCTTTTGTGCTGTGCTAATGCTATTCTTCTTCCGGGTACTATGGCACCCTCCAGGAAATGCCGAACCACCGGTGCTTCATCCAGCAGCCAAGCTAGATCCTCTAGAGCACGTTCTTTAGCTCATGCTCGTTCTTTTGATAGTAACAGGTTCGTCTCTGCCAAGGCTCAAGACCATTTTGCTGATAATACCTCCAAGAAACCAATACCGGAGAGGGGCATAGATATAGGGTCGCTCCAATTGGGTTGTCCCAACTTGTATAATGAGCTGGTCAGGCAGAGGCTGCAAATCTTATTTGAAGAGTCGGACGATGGGAATTTGATGGTTGTACGTGAATTCTATGCCAACGTAAAAGAACATGTGAATGTAGTAACAGTGCGCAAGAAGGCTGTGAATGCCTCTGTTGAGGCTATTCGGAGGATATACCGACTGCCCGCACCGCTAGAGGAGTTGAACGACTATCATGAACTATATGGCAGAAAATACACTCAACAGGAGAGGTTCTTTGAAACCATATGTGTACCCGGCAAGGAGATTGTGTGGATGAAATATAGGAAGAAGTTCCATTCAGCGACCCTCACCTTTGGAGGGAAGTGTTGTTTGTATTTCATCAACAACCGCCTGCTCCCGTCCTCCAACACCACGGAAGTGAATGCTCCTCGAGCTGCTTTAATTTGGTGCTTTATAAATGGTCACAACTTTGACGTGGCCAAGCTTATGCACAAGGAGATGTTTACACGATGTCCGGTGAAGAGGTATGGTTTCTTTTTCCCCTTACTAGTCACTAGGCTTTGTAGGGTAGCTCGGGTGCTGAAAAATTTGAATGTGTATGGAATAGTGCCAAGAGAGAGAAAGTTTCGAGCTGACAAGGTGACTACTGGGAAAGAGCCTATGGCACCTGGTGGTGATGGTAATGTTGACTCCGATGAATCTGAGGATGGAGAGGATGAGCAGAAGGAAGTAAGATTCGAGTCGCCCGCCCATGCATAGGTTGCAGCAGCTGTAGGACCATCTGGGGTTGGTCAGGTTACCCAATTAATAGTTTTAGAGCGGGAGGTGGTAGGGTTGCGTACCTAAGTCGATGAGTTAAGTACGCGTGTTCATGCAATGGCCACCCAACAGGTTAAATCTGAGAAGAAAATATTGAGCTGGCTGCGAGCTTTGGGTCGTGAATGTCATCTGGACTTGGGGACAGTCTCCGATCAAGATTGATCCAtcagggaagttcctttacctcactgTTCTTTATTTTGTATGCCATGAGGACATGTCTTCTTTtcaagtgtggggtgggggatacttcaatttgtgtatatatgtaagaacctgattgttttatgttttctttgttttattggTTTTGAGTAGCAGTCGCACTAGGTAAGTCGACttgtcccgacgatggatctctttCGAAGGGGTTCTTGAGGGTCTAAGTCGACGAGAAAATCtctaaaaaaatagaaatatgttggactcttcctgatgacggatcttttagatagttttcttgagggatgtaaatctaaagaaaataccaaaaagatttttgttttaggtagtgtagtaactcccccttggtttttctttgggccgcagttcttttctaagggttttgcttgaaccaggtgtagttagtttttgtttaGTTGGTACTCATGGGCTATGAGCTGAAATAGGAAGCGAAGCCCTTAGCGTTGATACACCTGAACACAGTAGACCCTAGAGTGTGATGCTTAGTCTCAGTGGTGGATTCTTGTTAgcgtgccttaaattgtatgtttatAAGTGACTTGAGTACTCAAACGAGAGTATTTTGATAAGCCAatctggagtgagtcatgtgctATATGTGTGTGAGTTGTATTGTATTCTATGCtctgcatttgatgcctagaacttgccctgtatgtttgcaaagcgaaatagtagcttaatcagtcttagaagtgatataggcatttctttgttaagctAGATATATAAAGAAGACCCACCTAAATGTGATGcatcgtagttaaccccgttgaacCTATAAGCCTGTtcctttggcaaccacattacaaacctTACCCAAGTGTTTGAACGGCTTATCTATTTGAACCCAtttacctctcatgagcacttgaacgGTTATGAAAtatgcaaaagttaaagtgtgaggtggtcgtttgattttcgagtggaaccaaagaaatagagaaagaggaaaaaaagagaaaagaaaataagtaaatatAGTTTTCGATAAGTGGTGACTTGATACAATTGCACCTAAAGGAGTTTGGGGTTTTATAAATAAAAGTGTGGTGGAATGTCTGATCTGACATAAGTATGGTTCTGAATGCAAAAGTGATTGCATtaaaagtacttagggaggttagccactatatccaaatatatcctacccgtcccttagcctatattacaaccaaatgaagtcctaattgatcttatactgaatgagctcgattagtagagtagcaCACTACGAGCAAGCCTATGTGTCATGACCCCAACTggacctagtcgtgatggcacctctcatgaaaacaaggtcagccgacacaattcccaattCAACCATTTTCCATTAAAAGTTGTTTTATACCGTTTATAAATCAATAATCTCCTAatgaacatttaaaagaaaaatgcggaataattacacaaCCCCGACATTGGGGtgccactagtcatgagcatctaccaaggtctgaatacaacaagagtCAAAAaagtactaaatacagtaataaaatgagaggaaagaagcagtgctgcgaacgtcgtgcagccaccttgctaactctgatgactctgcgtctgagcaatcaacacccgctatcgggttccgaaatacctgaatctatacatgaggtgcagggagtaatgtgagtactccaacccagtaagtaataagagtaaataaagattgagcagtaggaaacggtgaatccacatttatgataaactcaataagcacaacaggctttcaaatcgGGATACGAGTCAATTATCTCATTTTAAACCCAGCTttcagtaaaaatcatttgaaaatgtcTCCCAACAATTTCATTAGGGGTTCAATgccatttataataaaatatatgaaaaccataatcggcccctcaGACAAAACATAGTTCGCATACCGCCCCCTGGAGCAAAACAGAAATTTTACAACCCTTTTCATGACTTAgaaacttcagtttaaatgaaagaTTATTTAAAATGTTTGTTCgat is a genomic window of Nicotiana tabacum cultivar K326 chromosome 16, ASM71507v2, whole genome shotgun sequence containing:
- the LOC142170468 gene encoding uncharacterized protein LOC142170468, translated to MDVIVEEDDDTLTIEDPLAACLVNLDEVNREELAEWVLALEGKGFWERTLEFEPLHLENRETPPSKPSIEEPPKLELTPLPAHLRVALEELKKMLVTTPIIVAPDWVQPFEIMCDASDYALGAVLGQQKDKIMHPIYYASRTLSGAQLNYTMTEKGDYGCGVRIRQACHALAYGGHFGGVSMAAKVLEAGFYWPTVFKGAHQWVKGCDEYYVSKWVEVAAFPTNDARLVVGFLKKNIFTCLGTSRSIISDGGTHFCNRAFEKLLAKYDMRHKVATPYHPQTSG